In Porites lutea chromosome 7, jaPorLute2.1, whole genome shotgun sequence, a single window of DNA contains:
- the LOC140942984 gene encoding uncharacterized protein: MPPIKKKKRTKVDRNFGEQEETESSESGKLSETNEVVKHLSRTRLDKENTPRRAKSWFAQRKEGDPYDADSEPEHGAIPLTAMTIDQNIPLDKQLFHSRLSPVHTDHSTPSIAAPNCGYQTSDCYGFDSMPSPLPFSPVGQPVLPPSFVPSSPGSVSVTSSITSISPGKRKADPRIFDVPIERPSKKMKKKKTKLLDTEDEDWVYELKAQFQEVEMVDLVID; this comes from the exons AAGAAACCGAGTCTTCTGAGTCAGGAAAGCTAAGTGAAACCAATGAAGTTGTCAAGCACTTGTCAAGAACAAGATTA GATAAGGAAAATACCCCAAGAAGAGCAAAGAGTTGGTTTGCTCAGAGAAAAGAAGGAGATCCTTATGATGCAGACTCTGAACCTGAACATGGAGCTATCCCTTTAACAGCAATGACTATTGATCAGAACATTCCTCTGGATAAACAACTCTTCCATTCCAGGCTGTCACCAGTACATACAGATCATTCTACACCAAGCATAGCTGCACCAAACTGTGGTTACCAAACCTCAGATTGTTATGGATTTGATAGCATGCCTTCACCACTACCTTTTTCTCCAGTGGGACAACCTGTTTTGCCACCTAGTTTTGTCCCCAGCTCTCCTGGATCTGTTTCTGTTACATCATCGATTACGTCAATATCTCCTGGAAAAAGGAAAGCTGATCCTCGTATTTTTGATGTGCCAATCGAGAGACCAagcaaaaaaatgaagaaaaagaaaaccaaattgTTG GATACAGAAGATGAAGACTGGGTATATGAGTTGAAAGCACAGTTTCAAGAAGTAGAAATGGTTGATCTTGTTATTGACTAG
- the LOC140942957 gene encoding uncharacterized protein, which yields MRHRALPHCWAPFNMSAWLRSIFMLVFFRFSTKRNITLMYKNIWLQLLIAWRKICYFLSRRFGLPLWSYIYGKDIPATPLSLFLFNVGKWQDTFWQERKRFLSPYIPFEEKFIGEVFGMGEVEVRYTGSFRAGLQSLGMSGSDNDMMYIYKSIRVNTTQKASTTDHLTIKSSDQPGHVYLRVNVPKSVFIQSYHRIVLNVQADNFGFPSPGEVDKILDESGLQNLQEGSCEFFLSSEVFTELHSRFNYFRFGGWVTFQQSGPASTVRWNISTLPNYVNLGPLDNVFALHCPSWPEEASSWLKRERKFGFPRDDVVKKMLDYGVDLVPKPRKMEHPSSYQRRKTFMWRLSFSVPELLLVNSWNEAQRICYRYAKTLMKTNLKHLDIPSYCGLNVMFWLIEQTNPAHWVGHHLVLSLQMFFKNLERCCLDGFCSHYFIPENNLFIDISQDKLLKGSQTCRDISQNLYVHLWLDEGIWCYLSGLRQITWHSFNSSSTLCKMCDENILAEFLERWSRALSDLQRSCERSFRIYYCLKVYRELARAWCASEQYPQRREFILKAVRTFLHDSRKRQQTAEEQFIADSVCFANLRCLRAYFHEVTSVSQWRFFYRKELIQLQQDLFHRKDFQGSVNVALHFYLHGNFEAAVRVLKSDPLTDETDNSAQSIPVFSPFDKSSADPFIREFPFKGHAFYCPEIVVRWYLLWKCYLLMDANDTERAALAQRKLRELDLCNLYQENLRIMKPLFEPFGRYLKDLAIRHKDRS from the exons ATGCGACATCGCGCACTTCCGCACTGCTGGGCTCCTTTCAACATGTCGGCGTGGCTGAGGTCCATTTTCATGTTAGTATTCTTCCGATTTTCAACCAAACGAAATATCACCCTCATGTACAAGAACATATGGCTTCAGCTTTTGATAGCATGGAGaaagatttgttattttttgagcAGAAGGTTTGGTTTGCCCTTGTGGAG cTATATTTACGGCAAGGACATTCCAGCCACTCCCCTTTCACTGTTTCTGTTTAACGTTGGTAAGTGGCAAGACACGTTTTGGcaggaaagaaaaagatttttgtCTCCTTACATCCCTTTCGAGGAGAAGTTTATTGGTGAAGTGTTTGGAATGGGCGAAGTTGAAGTACGTTACACAGGTAGCTTTCGGGCTGGACTGCAATCCTTGGGGATGTCCGGATCCGACAATGACATGATGTACATCTACAAATCCATAAGGGTAAACACCACTCAGAAAGCAAGTACTACAGACCATTTAACCATTAAAAGTTCTGATCAGCCAGGTCATGTATATCTGAGGGTTAACGTCCCCAAGTCAGTTTTTATACAGTCATATCACAGGATTGTTTTAAACGTGCAAGCGGACAACTTTGGTTTCCCATCTCCAGGAGAGGTTGACAAAATCTTAGATGAATCGGGGTTGCAAAATCTACAAGAGGGGTCGTGTGAATTTTTTCTGTCATCCGAAGTCTTTACCGAGCTTCATTCTCGTTTCAACTATTTTCGGTTCGGCGGTTGGGTGACCTTTCAACAGTCTGGTCCAGCTTCAACTGTACGCTGGAACATTTCCACATTGCCTAATTACGTGAACCTTGGGCCCCTGGATAATGTGTTCGCTCTTCACTGTCCCTCTTGGCCAGAAGAGGCATCTAGTTGGCTtaaaagggaaagaaagtttGGCTTCCCTAGGGACGATGTTGTCAAAAAGATGTTAGACTACGGAGTCGACCTTGTCCCCAAGCCCAGAAAAATGGAGCACCCATCCTCATACCAGAGAAGAAAAACGTTTATGTGGAGGCTTTCGTTTTCCGTCCCTGAGCTGTTGCTTGTCAATTCCTGGAATGAAGCCCAAAGGATCTGCTACAGGTACGCTAAAACGCTGATGAAGACAAATCTTAAACACCTGGACATTCCAAGTTATTGTGGCTTAAACGTAATGTTTTGGCTGATCGAACAGACGAACCCAGCCCACTGGGTTGGTCATCATCTTGTCCTTTCGTTGcagatgttttttaaaaatttggaGCGATGTTGTCTGGACGGTTTTTGTTCTCATTATTTCATACCTGAGAACAACCTATTCATAGATATTTCTCAGGATAAACTGCTCAAGGGATCACAGACCTGTAGGGACATCAGTCAGAACTTGTACGTTCATCTCTGGCTAGATGAAGGAATTTGGTGCTATTTGAGTGGACTTCGCCAAATCACTTGGCATTCATTTAATTCCTCATCAACATTGTGCAAAATGTGTGATGAGAACATATTGGCGGAGTTTTTGGAGAGGTGGTCGCGGGCCTTATCAGACTTGCAACGGTCTTGCGAGAGAAGTTTTCGGATTTATTACTGCTTAAAAGTGTATAGAGAATTGGCTCGTGCCTGGTGTGCGTCAGAGCAATACCCTCAGCGAAGGGAATTCATCCTCAAGGCTGTGAGAACATTTCTGCACGACTCTCGCAAAAGACAACAAACGGCAGAGGAGCAGTTCATTGCTGACAGTGTTTGCTTTGCAAACCTGAGGTGCTTGAGGGCCTATTTCCATGAGGTTACATCCGTCTCACAATGGCGCTTTTTCTACCGAAAGGAGTTAATCCAACTGCAGCAAGATCTATTTCATCGAAAGGACTTTCAGGGCTCTGTCAATGTAGCTCTTCATTTTTACTTGCATGGAAACTTTGAAGCTGCAgtaagagttttaaaaagtgACCCTTTGACGGATGAAACTGACAATAGTGCGCAAAGTATTCCAGTATTTTCTCCTTTCGATAAAAGTTCTGCTGACCCATTCATCAGAGAATTTCCCTTCAAAGGACACGCATTTTACTGTCCAGAGATCGTCGTTCGTTGGTACCTGTTGTGGAAATGCTACCTTCTGATGGACGCAAACGACACGGAACGAGCTGCCTTGGCTCAAAGGAAGCTCAGAGAGCTGGATCTCTGCAATTTATATCAAGAAAACCTCAGAATAATGAAACCATTATTTGAACCGTTTGGGAGATATTTGAAAGACCTTGCTATCCGACATAAGGACAGGTCATGA